The DNA sequence gaggttgcagtgagccaagatcacgccactgcactccatcctgggcgacagagtgagactctttctcaaaaaaaaaaaaaaaaaaccacaaccaaAAAAACAGTCTCACACACTAGGGAGGGATGGAAGCACCCCTCTCTGTGAAGTCAGCAGTGACTTCTAACACCCTCTTCCTTTATCGGTGCAGCTGCATCGGATCTGCTGCTGCACTCAGCATTGGTGCAGGAAACCGCCTATATCGAAGACCGGCCCCTGCATATGTTGTACTGTGCTGCGGAAGAGAACTGCCTGGCCAGCTCAGCCCGCTCAGCCAACTGGCCCTATGGTCACCGACGTCTACTCCGATTCTCCTCCCAGATCCACAACCTGGGACGAGCTGACTTCAGGCCCAAGGCTGGGCGCCACTCCTGGGTGTGGCACGAGTGCCATGGGTGAGAGGGTAGGGAGTCAAGTAGAAAGGCAAGGCCACGGGGATGGGGCAAACCTTctgggggaagagaaggaaacagaagttCCCTTCTCCCCACAGGCATTACCACAGCATGGACATCTTCACTCACTATGATATCCTCACCCCAAATGGCACCAAGGTAGCTGAGGGCCACAAAGCTAGTTTTTGTCTCGAAGACACTGAGTGTCAGGAGGGTGAGTTGGGGCCTGAAGTGGACCACATGGTATCCATCGCACAGCCTTTCCTTACACTGACATATGCCAATCCCTCCAGATGTCTCCAAGAGATATGAGTGTGCCAACTTTGGAGAGCAAGGCATCACCGTGGGTTGCTGGGATCTCTACCGGCATGACATTGACTGTCAGTGGATTGATATCACAGATGTGAAGCCAGGAAACTACATTCTCCAGGTACCTGGAGTCTGGGGCTTCCAGATGGGTGACTGGGGGGAGCGTTAAAGACACCTTTGAATTTGAGGATTGTTGCTGGGTTAAGTGGCCTTTTTCTCACTCACAGATTGTCATCAACCCAAATTTTGAAGTAGCAGAGAGTGACTTTACCAACAATGCAATGAAATGTAACTGCAAATATGATGGACATCGAATCTGGGTGCACAACTGCCACATTGGTATTTGATGGGAAGAGCAACCCAGGAAGATTAGGGGATGGGAGGGAAAGACGttcattctcttttctgtaaCTTGTTTCTGCATCTTCCCACCCTCCTCTGGAGCTCTCAGTCCCTCCACTTGTACCCATCTTTCTCCACAGTGGGTCTGTCTTCCTCCCTCTGTGCAGGGCGCCTCCCAAATTGCCTGTCCACTCTGCAGGTGATGCCTTCAGTGAAGAGGCCAACAGGAGGTTTGAACGCTACCCTGGCCAGACCAGCAACCAGATTATCTAAGTGCCATCGCCCTCTGCAAACCACCACTGGCCCCTAATGGCA is a window from the Macaca mulatta isolate MMU2019108-1 chromosome 13, T2T-MMU8v2.0, whole genome shotgun sequence genome containing:
- the LOXL3 gene encoding lysyl oxidase homolog 3 isoform X5; this encodes MGQGMGAIHLSEVRCSGQELSLWKCPHKNITAEDCSHSQDAGVRCNLPYTGAETRIRLSGGRSQHEGRVEVQIGGPGSLRWGLICGDDWGTLEAMVACRQLGLGYANHGLQETWYWDSGNITEVVMSGVRCTGTELSLDQCAHHGTHTTCKRTGTRFTAGVICSETASDLLLHSALVQETAYIEDRPLHMLYCAAEENCLASSARSANWPYGHRRLLRFSSQIHNLGRADFRPKAGRHSWVWHECHGHYHSMDIFTHYDILTPNGTKVAEGHKASFCLEDTECQEDVSKRYECANFGEQGITVGCWDLYRHDIDCQWIDITDVKPGNYILQIVINPNFEVAESDFTNNAMKCNCKYDGHRIWVHNCHIGDAFSEEANRRFERYPGQTSNQII